The genomic stretch AATAGCGAGCTGATCCAAGATGCCATCAACGTCTTCGTTCCTCTCGGCATCCAGGCAATTCAGTACATTCCCATTCCTCGACTAGAGGTCTCCACACCAGAAGTCGACATGTTGCTAGAGAACCTGATCATCGAACCGGGAAAAACTGTCAACCATACCTCCTTCCTTCCCTTCCGCTTCAAGGTAGAAACCTATAACGACTTTGAACTCCGCAAGGCGCGCTTCCGTGTAGCATCCAAGGCCACTTCGAAATTCACCGTCAAGATTGACGGCCTTTCATTCAGTGCAGATGAAGTTGGCTTCCTCCTCCGCGCTCACTCAGGTCTCCTTCGTCTCGCAGATGAAGGTATCGCATCTTTCCAGCTCGATGAGCGCGGCATTGACATTCACTTGGACGTTGAAGTCGGCAAGGAGAAGCTCGAACAGATCCTCACTCTCAAGGCTGTCCGCGTACACATCCACAAGCTTTCCTACACCCTTCGCAAGTCAAAGTTTAGCCTCATCGGTTGGATCCTCAAGCCCTTCCTCCGCCCCGTTATCCGCAAGGTCATAGAGAAGCAAATGGCAAAGGGTATCGCAGATGCTATCCACGCTGCTAACCGCGAGCTCATATTTGCTCGTGAGAGGCTCCGCGCGACCAGGATCTCTGACCCAGAGGATCTCAAGACGTTTGTCAAGGCTGTCATCACGCGTTTGACACCTGCCGATGACCCCGATCTTTACACGAGGGTTGGTGTTGGGGCACCTGGCAAGGGTGTGTTTGCAGGCAAATATGCACCTGGCAGTGTGGTCAAGCTTTGGGAGGAAGAAGGCAGGCGTGCGGAAGAGCGCATTGATGACTGGGATGAGGGCGGCTGGAGGAACGATGTTTTCGACTTGCACGCCAGGACCATGGGTTGAGTATGAGCTTGCTTGCTTTCTTTGTATGTTTTTTTCGCGGATAGCAAGGGGTTACCTTCTCGGTATGGGACTAATGGGTAAAGGCGATGGGTTTCATGACGGATAGTCTGGGCAAAAAGGAATTTCTCTCTTGTAGTCTGATACGGGATGATACGATTTCATGGATGTATACGATATTCCAGATTGTAGTTTATAGTTTTTCTCTAATGAGGAGTTTTCACTTTGATCAGAACATTTTGGGTGGTACTTTGATAGCTCTTTGCAGAAAAAAAAACCGGCACCACAAAACCAAAAATGTTGAATTTGAGCACCAAATCCAGCTTCTTACTCTCTAGGTCTGTCCATTGAAACGCCCGTTTGAGTAAATGTATTGTTGATACAGGGTTACACCCAGCTCAAGCCGTGAGCTCGAATGCCTTTCTTCCAAACTCTCGCTTACTGCCTAAAGCTAGATAGCCCAGCAAGTCTACGAAACACTATTGTCCACCTACCCTCTAGAACGGAGGTAGCCAGAAGGGATATCCACCGTTCTTGATGCGGAAGACGCTGAGCAAGAAGCTGTACATACCGAACAGCACGCCACTCCATAAGAAGACGGCAAAAGACTGAGCGCGGGGGTCCTTGATGCGGGGCACCTTGAGCGCCAAAGAGATTGCCGCAAAAGAAAGGACACCATAAATAGCAGCCACAATCTGCGACTCAAGACCATACTGGCTGCTGAAGCCGCCAGCAAAGTAGCTGAGACCGCCCTTGCCGTCTCCAGACACGTACGGCGTCTTCCTGATGTGGTTGAACATGTGGCCGCTAGTAAAGAGCAAGACGAGGATGAGACTGATGGCAGCCCAGAGGTTGCGGTTCTGCAGAATAGGCACGATGTAAGGCGAGGCAACCGCGATAGCGGTGATGCCGCCGAGCACGCTGACAGTCACGGTGATGATCTTGACCCAGTTGATAGGGCGGGACACGGAAGGGATGGGAGCATCAGTTTTGACCTGGCGCGCGACCCAAGCGTGAATTTGTTCGGCGGTTTGCGGGCCGGCGGTGAAGTCGAAGCGGACGGGTTGGGCGTCGGGTTTTGCGTTGGGGCCGAGGGTGGGGGGGAAGTACAGGATGACGGGTGCGGTTTGGAGCATCAGCTATTGGGCGGGTTGTTAGTACTTACGGAATATTGGCAGCAGCGTGAATTGCATAGATGGGATGAATAGGATTCAAACATACCGATTGGAAAGTAGCTTTCCCATCCACAAAATCCAAAGTCCCAAACACTGTCCTCGTCTGACCATCTTTATCACCCTTCAACCAGCTCTTGCCTAGCAGATTCCACTCTGGCTGAAATTCGCGACAGAGCGTACATCCGAACCTCGTTTCCAATGCCGTCAACAGAACCGTGACGCCGTAGTCGCGCGGGGCTTTTGTTAGTTTCGAGTAGCTGACGTCGTCGAGCTTGATGGGCTGGCCTTGCGAGAGAGCCTTGGCGCGGGCGTCATTGAAGCGGTCGCCGGTAGGTTTCTTGGCTGCTAGAGCTGTGAAGGGGAGCAGCGAGGCAGTGAGGAATTGTAGCCACCGCATTGCGTCGTTTGCTGGGCGGGTGCGTGGTGGGTTTGGGTGTTGCGGTGACTTGGTGGACGTAACGCTTGCCTTGGGAACGTGGCCTTGAGAGCTCGGAGATGCGGCGGCGTGCGTAATGCCGCTAAGAGCGACAGGGGTGCTGTTGATGCGCTGAGGCGAGAGGACTTAT from Pyrenophora tritici-repentis strain M4 chromosome 1, whole genome shotgun sequence encodes the following:
- a CDS encoding OST3-OST6 domain containing protein — encoded protein: MRWLQFLTASLLPFTALAAKKPTGDRFNDARAKALSQGQPIKLDDVSYSKLTKAPRDYGVTVLLTALETRFGCTLCREFQPEWNLLGKSWLKGDKDGQTRTVFGTLDFVDGKATFQSLMLQTAPVILYFPPTLGPNAKPDAQPVRFDFTAGPQTAEQIHAWVARQVKTDAPIPSVSRPINWVKIITVTVSVLGGITAIAVASPYIVPILQNRNLWAAISLILVLLFTSGHMFNHIRKTPYVSGDGKGGLSYFAGGFSSQYGLESQIVAAIYGVLSFAAISLALKVPRIKDPRAQSFAVFLWSGVLFGMYSFLLSVFRIKNGGYPFWLPPF